The Nitrospirales bacterium genome includes a window with the following:
- a CDS encoding aromatic ring-hydroxylating dioxygenase subunit alpha: MTKPLPVHAEVALKVVEACAHQPPAVHPLPVSLVPDLRKVGSHPDNWYPLARSKDLKKGQTLGRSFAGDPIVLVRTESDQVYALEDRCAHRQVPLHHGVVHGEHLQCGYHCWTFDRTGSCVGVPYLSKGQARPKGVRSYPCREAYGLIFVFPGNIEKLTDTVFPEVSLADDQKYKTRFLNRRVNCHYSFMHENLMDMNHQFLHRRLMGGIRTTCLELRERDHVVEVDYTFSRVKGSQPLGEKLILGNPQHVQAGPEHDLMTICTDYPYQTLKFWTAGSTEPALNLWNVYVPIDREQCQNHTFGLMMIRKPSFPGLIHLLWPCIVWFTERIFAEDRWIVEEEQKAFNRQGADWNQEVFPVIERLRALLRREGVVLQGCASDTERFRTSSY, translated from the coding sequence ATGACGAAACCACTTCCTGTGCATGCCGAAGTTGCACTTAAGGTCGTTGAGGCTTGTGCGCATCAACCTCCCGCAGTGCATCCGCTTCCGGTCTCTCTTGTCCCCGATTTGCGAAAAGTCGGGAGTCATCCGGATAATTGGTATCCGCTCGCACGTTCAAAGGATCTCAAAAAAGGTCAAACATTAGGACGTTCTTTCGCCGGCGATCCTATCGTATTGGTCAGGACCGAAAGCGATCAGGTGTATGCTCTTGAAGATCGATGCGCACACCGGCAAGTTCCCCTCCATCACGGTGTTGTTCATGGTGAACATTTACAATGTGGATATCATTGTTGGACGTTCGACCGAACAGGGAGTTGTGTCGGAGTTCCATATTTATCGAAGGGCCAGGCGCGTCCCAAAGGCGTAAGGAGCTATCCTTGCCGCGAAGCGTATGGATTGATCTTTGTCTTTCCCGGAAATATCGAAAAACTAACGGACACGGTCTTTCCCGAAGTTTCGTTGGCAGATGACCAGAAATACAAGACACGGTTCCTTAACCGTCGAGTCAACTGTCATTACTCGTTCATGCATGAAAATCTCATGGACATGAACCACCAGTTTTTGCATCGTCGGCTGATGGGTGGCATTAGGACGACGTGCCTAGAACTCCGAGAGCGGGATCATGTCGTTGAGGTCGATTACACGTTCTCCAGGGTCAAGGGCTCACAACCGCTTGGGGAAAAACTGATCTTAGGGAACCCGCAACATGTTCAGGCAGGACCCGAACATGATCTGATGACCATCTGCACCGACTATCCTTATCAAACCCTGAAGTTTTGGACGGCCGGGAGTACTGAACCTGCGTTAAATCTTTGGAACGTGTATGTTCCGATCGATCGTGAACAATGCCAGAATCATACTTTCGGGCTGATGATGATCCGAAAGCCCTCGTTCCCCGGTTTAATCCACCTGCTATGGCCATGTATCGTGTGGTTTACCGAGAGGATCTTTGCCGAGGATCGTTGGATCGTCGAGGAAGAACAAAAGGCTTTCAATCGGCAAGGAGCAGATTGGAATCAAGAAGTCTTTCCCGTCATTGAACGATTGCGGGCGTTACTCAGACGAGAGGGTGTGGTCTTACAGGGGTGTGCGTCTGATACGGAACGCTTCAGGACTTCGTCCTATTGA
- a CDS encoding response regulator, translated as MEHILIIDDDRAFRWMLQQILEIHGYVCRDVEDGEKALHAIDTEHFDLMISDQNMPGMTGLQLLQQLSSRPKDKIPPVILVTGYLPDSLRSSAQRAGVDAFLTKPFTHTELLSVVRQVIDPQEQTDIPLARTKNTCQ; from the coding sequence GTGGAACATATTCTCATCATCGATGATGACAGGGCATTTCGTTGGATGCTCCAACAGATTCTGGAAATCCATGGATATGTGTGCCGAGACGTTGAAGATGGAGAAAAGGCTCTTCATGCCATAGACACTGAGCATTTCGACCTGATGATTTCTGACCAGAACATGCCAGGCATGACAGGCTTGCAATTATTACAGCAATTGTCTTCCAGGCCCAAGGACAAAATACCTCCTGTCATTTTGGTGACGGGGTATCTCCCCGATTCTTTACGAAGCTCTGCTCAACGGGCTGGAGTCGATGCGTTTTTGACCAAACCTTTCACACACACGGAACTTCTTTCAGTCGTCCGCCAAGTCATAGACCCCCAGGAACAGACCGATATTCCATTGGCTAGGACGAAAAACACCTGTCAATAG
- a CDS encoding response regulator has product MSLSNRHPESTRHILVVDDDPDICLMLQDRLKSFGFAVSVAPNGAEGLEKLARMVFDGILLDIQMPVMDGITMLTHIHLLYPRLPVLVMSATSNMELMNEAKKWGARDYLVKPIDLEVLSKKCCDIF; this is encoded by the coding sequence GTGTCTTTGTCCAATCGCCATCCAGAATCCACTCGACACATCTTAGTCGTCGATGACGACCCCGATATTTGTCTGATGCTTCAAGATCGACTGAAGTCATTCGGGTTTGCCGTGTCGGTCGCACCTAATGGCGCCGAGGGGTTGGAGAAACTCGCAAGGATGGTTTTTGACGGAATTCTTCTTGATATCCAAATGCCGGTCATGGATGGAATCACGATGCTTACCCACATCCACCTCCTCTATCCACGTCTACCGGTCCTCGTCATGAGCGCAACCTCAAACATGGAACTCATGAATGAAGCGAAGAAATGGGGTGCTCGTGACTACCTCGTGAAACCCATCGATCTTGAAGTGCTTTCCAAGAAGTGCTGCGACATCTTCTGA
- a CDS encoding response regulator transcription factor: protein MTSGAYILVIDDEPQIRRSLQVNLEDKHYVVTTAASGEDALESIERRKPDVIIVDLVLPGIDGVELTRRIRTESPVPIIVLSAIGDERKKVEALESGADDYVTKPFGMDELSARVKSALRRTAMVSGAEPVFRCGDLSVNFERREVRLNHSLIKLTPTEYDLLKYMIQYRGKVLTHRTLLKAIWGESQIDQGQYLRVFIGQLRKKLERDTARPRYILTDPGVGYRFTHDLQEDQP, encoded by the coding sequence ATGACGTCAGGCGCCTACATACTCGTCATTGATGACGAACCACAAATCCGGCGGTCATTACAAGTTAATCTTGAGGATAAACACTATGTCGTCACCACGGCCGCCTCGGGAGAAGATGCGCTCGAATCAATCGAACGACGGAAGCCGGACGTCATCATCGTTGACCTGGTGCTTCCCGGGATTGATGGAGTCGAACTGACGCGTCGGATTCGCACGGAATCTCCTGTTCCGATCATCGTACTCTCAGCGATTGGCGACGAACGCAAAAAGGTGGAAGCTCTCGAAAGCGGAGCTGATGATTACGTCACGAAACCTTTCGGCATGGATGAATTATCGGCACGCGTGAAGTCTGCGTTGCGCCGAACTGCGATGGTTTCGGGAGCCGAACCCGTGTTCAGATGCGGAGATCTCTCGGTGAACTTTGAGCGACGGGAGGTTCGACTGAACCATTCACTCATTAAGCTGACCCCCACTGAATATGACCTCTTAAAATACATGATTCAGTACAGAGGGAAGGTTCTTACCCACCGAACTCTCCTGAAGGCCATTTGGGGAGAATCGCAGATCGACCAGGGGCAATACCTCAGAGTGTTCATCGGGCAGCTGAGGAAAAAACTCGAGCGCGATACAGCACGACCGCGGTACATCCTGACGGACCCAGGGGTCGGATATCGATTCACGCATGATCTTCAAGAAGATCAACCGTAG
- a CDS encoding PAS domain S-box protein, with protein sequence MPTPSTQHPAETKTLGRRFAIVTVMFLTVLLGMLFYTTAIIKNEESNAVLIDLAGRQRMLLQRHFNEVMLTTQGVSADYTATRQLIRSTLTALIEGERLTPPFDGGRNQHIPEVPTNTIANTLREQQTAFQAFIDKTEDFIALKPTHPDYGPALEDLRDQNTELVKIADQAVKQIDRYSEQNISSMVKWESVIAMFVGLLGALVTVQGVRDGRRLEEEIVERERAETEVRQSELFLNSIIENIPNVVFVKRADTLQYVRCNRASELLTGYAREEILGKDDFEIHPEAIANLFVQQDREVLETCERVDISDEILPTKSLGKRHVSTKKIPLLDQDGAPQYVLGISEDITDRLQAEIALRESEERYRALYEDNPSMYFTVSQKGIILSVNKFGAQQLEYSASELVGQSVLNLFFEKDQVHVQEHFQACIQNPLTVFTWEFRKIRKHGDVIWVKEVARAVYDQEGDLVVLIVCEDISERKKTEGALQEWKALTQSVLEQLPKGFAYRCLNDKRWTVIYVSDGIEDITGVSASALLAGTTTYDTLMAPGENERVWPIIQEALAKRLPYENEHQIVTRDGKTKWILARGRFIFDESGELLYLDGLNVDITERKQIENQLRASEARFRSLIEHVPFCIHEIELNGMISSINQAGNQMMNPADGSVITGRSYLTLAEERDHQRMREYFAQAAQGQPVDFECHTTSHGHMKCFSKSFIPLRDGEGRIIKVIGISEDITERKLAEERLRESEEKRLEALKQSDALKSALLSSVSHELRTPLTAMKASVSNLLTNRSSNREGLQQEFLKEVDLEINYMSHLVDNLLDMSQIEAGTLTPRQEWHPLEDLVEGALRRTEVSTASQQINVQIPEDLPPVFVDAVEIQQVFINLLDNAMKYSLNGSPIHLMVAVENREITVKITNPAEPLDQQDLSRIFDRFYRRPVSRKQPIRGTGLGLAICKGIIEAHGGRIWAESNSYQVFITFTLPMTQSMGNFSLDGLHRSSES encoded by the coding sequence ATGCCAACACCATCAACTCAACATCCGGCTGAAACAAAGACTTTAGGTCGACGTTTCGCGATCGTCACCGTCATGTTTCTCACGGTCCTCCTCGGAATGCTGTTCTATACGACCGCGATCATCAAGAATGAAGAATCCAATGCGGTACTGATTGACTTGGCAGGCCGTCAACGCATGTTGCTACAACGACATTTCAATGAAGTCATGTTAACGACACAAGGGGTATCCGCAGACTATACCGCCACAAGGCAACTGATTCGCTCAACGCTGACCGCACTCATCGAAGGGGAACGCCTTACCCCTCCTTTCGATGGAGGACGAAATCAGCACATTCCAGAGGTTCCAACGAATACAATCGCGAACACGCTTCGTGAGCAACAAACCGCTTTTCAGGCGTTCATTGATAAAACAGAAGACTTTATCGCTCTCAAACCGACGCACCCGGATTACGGGCCGGCACTGGAAGACCTTCGGGATCAGAACACTGAGTTGGTCAAAATCGCGGACCAGGCGGTCAAGCAAATTGATCGCTATTCCGAACAGAATATCTCGTCGATGGTGAAATGGGAATCGGTCATCGCCATGTTTGTCGGATTATTGGGAGCGTTGGTTACGGTCCAAGGCGTCAGAGACGGCAGACGATTGGAAGAAGAAATCGTCGAAAGAGAACGTGCGGAGACAGAAGTGCGTCAGAGTGAACTATTTTTAAACTCTATCATTGAAAATATCCCGAATGTCGTGTTCGTCAAACGTGCGGATACTCTTCAGTATGTCCGTTGTAACCGAGCAAGCGAGCTGCTGACAGGATATGCACGAGAAGAAATTCTCGGAAAAGATGACTTTGAAATACACCCTGAAGCCATCGCGAACCTTTTTGTCCAGCAGGATCGAGAAGTCCTGGAGACCTGCGAACGTGTCGATATTTCAGATGAAATTCTTCCTACCAAAAGCCTAGGGAAACGACATGTGTCTACCAAGAAAATACCTCTTCTTGACCAAGACGGTGCCCCACAATACGTGCTAGGCATTTCCGAGGACATCACGGACCGGTTACAGGCCGAGATTGCCTTACGAGAAAGTGAAGAACGCTATCGCGCGCTGTATGAAGATAACCCCTCGATGTATTTCACGGTAAGCCAGAAGGGCATCATTCTTTCTGTCAATAAATTTGGTGCTCAACAGCTTGAGTACTCGGCCTCCGAATTAGTGGGCCAGTCCGTCCTGAACCTGTTTTTTGAGAAAGATCAGGTTCACGTTCAGGAACACTTTCAGGCATGCATCCAGAACCCTTTAACAGTATTTACTTGGGAATTTCGAAAAATACGAAAACATGGCGATGTGATTTGGGTGAAGGAAGTGGCGCGGGCCGTGTACGATCAGGAAGGCGATTTGGTCGTTCTCATCGTCTGCGAGGACATTTCCGAGAGAAAGAAAACCGAAGGAGCACTCCAGGAGTGGAAAGCGCTCACGCAAAGCGTTCTCGAGCAACTGCCAAAAGGCTTTGCCTATCGTTGCCTGAATGACAAGCGCTGGACCGTCATCTACGTGAGTGATGGGATCGAAGACATCACCGGAGTGTCGGCCTCCGCCCTGCTTGCGGGAACAACAACATATGACACCCTCATGGCTCCTGGAGAAAATGAGCGTGTCTGGCCTATTATACAAGAAGCCCTGGCCAAACGCCTGCCTTACGAGAATGAGCATCAAATCGTGACACGCGACGGGAAAACAAAGTGGATTCTCGCGCGTGGACGCTTTATATTCGATGAGTCGGGTGAGCTGCTCTATCTCGACGGCCTGAATGTTGACATTACCGAGCGTAAACAGATCGAGAATCAACTACGAGCGAGTGAAGCCCGTTTTCGTTCCCTGATCGAGCATGTTCCATTCTGTATTCATGAAATCGAGCTAAATGGAATGATTAGTTCGATAAATCAGGCTGGCAACCAGATGATGAATCCTGCCGATGGCTCTGTGATCACCGGTCGCTCGTACCTGACGCTCGCAGAAGAGCGTGACCACCAACGAATGCGGGAGTACTTTGCACAAGCCGCCCAGGGGCAACCCGTAGATTTTGAATGTCACACGACATCGCATGGTCACATGAAATGTTTCTCGAAAAGTTTTATCCCGCTCCGTGACGGTGAAGGCCGGATCATCAAGGTCATCGGAATCTCTGAAGACATTACGGAAAGAAAACTGGCTGAAGAACGTTTGCGCGAGAGCGAAGAAAAGCGGCTTGAGGCGCTTAAGCAAAGTGATGCCCTAAAATCTGCCTTGCTGTCGTCGGTGTCTCACGAACTCCGCACGCCCCTAACAGCCATGAAAGCCTCGGTCTCGAACCTGCTCACCAATCGGTCATCGAACAGGGAAGGACTTCAACAAGAATTCCTGAAAGAAGTCGACTTAGAAATTAACTACATGAGCCACTTGGTTGATAATCTATTGGATATGTCGCAAATTGAGGCAGGGACGCTCACTCCGCGCCAAGAATGGCATCCCTTAGAAGATCTGGTCGAGGGTGCACTTCGCCGTACCGAAGTGAGCACAGCTTCACAGCAAATCAATGTCCAAATTCCCGAAGACCTTCCTCCAGTCTTTGTCGACGCGGTAGAAATCCAGCAAGTCTTCATTAATTTACTGGACAATGCGATGAAGTATTCGTTGAACGGCTCACCCATTCATCTGATGGTGGCTGTCGAGAATCGGGAAATAACGGTCAAGATTACCAATCCTGCGGAACCCCTTGACCAACAAGATCTGTCTCGCATCTTTGATCGCTTTTATCGTCGTCCAGTCTCCCGGAAGCAACCGATCCGTGGTACGGGTTTAGGCTTAGCCATCTGTAAAGGGATCATCGAAGCTCATGGTGGACGCATTTGGGCAGAGTCGAACAGCTACCAGGTCTTCATCACGTTCACACTACCCATGACACAGTCGATGGGGAATTTTTCCCTGGACGGTCTTCACCGATCATCGGAATCATGA
- a CDS encoding ankyrin repeat domain-containing protein: MKTMVASVSLLGVSALVAVLSFAKPGMFLSDEELRLMEAVAQNDLTTVREVIETGVDINAQDARGRTALLMAVEGHSLEIAKTLLEAGADVNLQDDKLDNPFLLAGAEGTVDIMKLILQATPNFTLYNRFGGTPLIPAAERGHVEMVTLLLSTKVDVNHVNHLGWTALLEAIVLSDGGPRHQQIVALLVDAGADVHIADKEGVTPLQHARQKGFYEIAKILESVLGK, translated from the coding sequence ATGAAGACTATGGTCGCTAGCGTCAGTCTTTTGGGCGTGAGCGCGTTAGTCGCCGTCTTGAGTTTCGCGAAACCGGGCATGTTTTTGAGTGACGAAGAGCTACGCCTTATGGAGGCCGTCGCCCAGAATGACCTGACTACTGTGCGCGAAGTGATAGAGACAGGAGTCGATATCAATGCCCAAGATGCGCGAGGGCGTACGGCCTTACTCATGGCTGTTGAAGGGCACAGTCTGGAAATAGCCAAGACGTTATTGGAGGCCGGCGCAGATGTAAACCTACAGGATGACAAATTGGATAACCCGTTCTTGTTGGCGGGAGCCGAAGGCACGGTCGACATCATGAAACTCATCTTGCAAGCTACTCCAAATTTTACCCTCTACAATCGCTTTGGGGGGACACCGCTCATTCCCGCCGCGGAACGGGGCCATGTAGAGATGGTTACACTGTTACTGAGTACGAAAGTTGATGTCAATCATGTGAATCATCTTGGATGGACGGCCTTGTTGGAAGCCATTGTTTTAAGTGATGGGGGGCCGCGTCATCAACAGATTGTCGCGCTGCTCGTGGATGCCGGAGCGGATGTTCATATTGCCGATAAGGAGGGTGTGACACCGCTACAGCATGCTCGTCAAAAAGGGTTTTACGAAATTGCAAAGATTTTGGAATCTGTTCTGGGCAAATAA
- a CDS encoding HigA family addiction module antitoxin: protein MKGLKMKNPAHPGKLVRIDCLEPFDLTVTEGAKLLGVSRSALNNLVNEHASLSWDMAIRLSKAFGSTPEGWMRVQFQYDAAQVEGLAKKITVKPIKRALQLT, encoded by the coding sequence ATGAAGGGATTAAAGATGAAAAACCCTGCCCATCCAGGCAAACTTGTACGTATTGATTGCCTAGAACCCTTTGACTTAACAGTGACCGAGGGGGCAAAACTGCTTGGAGTGTCTCGGTCCGCACTCAACAATTTAGTGAATGAACATGCATCATTATCTTGGGATATGGCCATCCGCCTCTCCAAAGCATTCGGCAGCACACCTGAAGGATGGATGCGTGTTCAGTTTCAGTACGATGCTGCCCAAGTCGAAGGCCTAGCGAAAAAGATTACCGTAAAACCGATCAAACGAGCCCTACAGCTAACCTGA
- a CDS encoding type II toxin-antitoxin system RelE/ParE family toxin — MTHNFKHRGLKRFFSDGDAGRLPSDMIDRIEAILTRLSASETIQEMDMYSYHLHELKGNRKGTWSVTVRANWRITFRFQDGYARDMDFEDYH; from the coding sequence GTGACTCATAATTTTAAGCATCGGGGGTTAAAGAGATTTTTCTCAGATGGGGATGCTGGCCGACTGCCCAGTGACATGATCGATCGGATTGAGGCGATTTTGACAAGACTATCGGCATCGGAAACAATTCAAGAAATGGATATGTATTCCTATCACTTGCATGAATTAAAAGGAAATCGAAAGGGCACGTGGAGCGTGACGGTTCGTGCCAACTGGCGGATTACGTTCCGTTTTCAAGATGGTTATGCACGAGATATGGATTTTGAAGATTACCACTAG